In Fervidobacterium nodosum Rt17-B1, one genomic interval encodes:
- a CDS encoding ABC transporter ATP-binding protein: MIVAILIVITLTYLTLMPPQIVRKAINTYILSQELSAADKLAGISRQALLFLIVSGGIFLFEYLSIFVTTYIGGKIVYDIRRQLYDHILRLPMSFFDRHPSGQITTRITSDTQNVQEFFTSVITSIINDVFLLTGVIIMMWSISSRLFLDIIYVFPLIIIAMVVFRYFDIKAYRAVRAGIAKINAYIAENLAGMPVTKLFNAEEFKRKEFDKVNRELYKSRMNQLYVFGIFRPLINFLYYLTMSLIIWFGSKYILNKVLNFGDLFAFVSYIDTFMRPIEDLSEKYDIIQNTTASAEKIFALLDEPTEEIHTQGNVSEIKEGKIEFKNVWFTYDNERWILKDVNLKFHPGELVAIVGETGAGKTTIMNLINGMYRAQQGSILIDDVPLEMYDLQMLRKQVSAVPQDVVLFSGTLLDNIRLFHEEYSESDVYKALEKVQALDIIERLPKGVYTEIVERGKGISAGERQLIALARSVLFGAKIFILDEATSNIDVETEHRIQKAVRELSKENTVIMIAHRLSTVVEADRIIVVADGQIAEEGKHLELLRKRGAYYRLYEIQFAKEGIA, encoded by the coding sequence ATGATTGTCGCTATACTGATAGTCATTACTTTGACTTATCTTACACTCATGCCTCCACAAATCGTTCGAAAGGCAATTAATACTTATATACTTTCCCAGGAACTGTCCGCAGCGGATAAGCTTGCAGGTATCTCAAGACAGGCTTTGTTATTTTTAATTGTTTCTGGTGGTATATTTCTCTTTGAATATTTGTCTATCTTTGTTACGACTTACATAGGCGGAAAAATCGTTTACGATATTCGAAGACAGCTTTATGACCATATACTTAGACTTCCAATGTCGTTTTTCGACAGACATCCCAGTGGGCAGATAACAACGAGAATAACGAGCGATACGCAGAATGTCCAGGAGTTTTTCACCTCAGTTATCACAAGTATTATTAACGATGTTTTTCTATTGACTGGTGTTATTATAATGATGTGGAGTATAAGCTCCAGGCTATTTTTGGATATCATTTACGTATTTCCACTTATAATAATCGCTATGGTAGTGTTTAGATATTTTGATATAAAAGCGTACAGAGCCGTTAGGGCTGGTATTGCGAAGATAAACGCGTACATTGCTGAAAATCTTGCTGGAATGCCTGTAACAAAACTTTTTAATGCTGAAGAGTTTAAAAGAAAAGAATTTGATAAAGTTAATAGAGAATTGTACAAATCACGTATGAACCAGTTGTATGTATTTGGTATATTCAGGCCACTGATAAACTTTCTTTATTACCTCACCATGTCTTTGATAATATGGTTCGGCTCAAAGTACATACTAAACAAAGTTTTGAATTTCGGTGATTTATTTGCTTTTGTTTCGTACATCGACACTTTCATGAGGCCAATAGAAGATTTGTCAGAAAAGTACGATATCATACAAAACACAACGGCAAGTGCGGAGAAGATATTTGCACTACTTGATGAGCCAACGGAAGAAATTCATACGCAAGGGAATGTATCAGAAATAAAGGAAGGCAAGATAGAATTCAAAAACGTTTGGTTCACGTATGACAATGAAAGATGGATATTGAAAGACGTTAACTTAAAATTCCATCCCGGAGAATTAGTCGCTATCGTTGGTGAAACTGGCGCAGGTAAGACTACTATAATGAACCTTATAAACGGTATGTACAGAGCACAGCAAGGAAGCATCTTGATAGATGATGTCCCACTTGAAATGTACGATTTACAAATGCTTAGAAAACAAGTTTCCGCGGTCCCTCAAGATGTTGTTTTATTCAGTGGAACATTGCTTGATAATATAAGACTATTCCACGAAGAATACTCGGAAAGTGATGTTTATAAAGCACTTGAGAAGGTTCAGGCGTTGGATATCATTGAGAGACTTCCGAAGGGTGTTTACACGGAAATTGTTGAGCGTGGAAAAGGTATATCTGCCGGTGAACGACAACTGATTGCCCTTGCAAGGTCTGTACTTTTCGGTGCAAAGATATTCATATTAGACGAAGCGACGAGTAACATCGATGTTGAAACAGAGCACAGAATCCAAAAAGCAGTCAGAGAACTATCAAAAGAAAACACGGTAATAATGATTGCTCACAGATTGTCAACAGTTGTCGAAGCTGACAGAATAATAGTCGTTGCTGATGGTCAAATAGCTGAGGAGGGTAAACACCTTGAACTTCTCAGAAAACGTGGAGCGTATTATAGACTGTACGAGATACAATTTGCAAAGGAAGGTATAGCGTAA
- a CDS encoding diguanylate cyclase domain-containing protein: MRSLVENHIGDFLDILTYQKKEWIEFWKKLPYKPITDNYANKFDGFYEKLLSISRNELTELSHWYDENKENIRDELTVRIRKSARDFQLSKEDFVIYLIVGIGEKDWIVVDGKSEKVIVFDVYSIWKKGKIDKLADAIYQSVVHFRHGELEGNYYDKSEIFEYLKKQIVSAKNENLLEMICKLLDEHVPYYNWTGFYLMDDEGMLVLGPYVGEPTEHVRIPVGKGICGQAADTKLTFIVQDVSQETNYLSCSPHVKSEIVVPIFRNDGSVFGEIDIDSHYIAPFDNRDKEFLEWIAKQLMVRTVHWDEFKRRIKIAYIDSYLSYLLSEIIKYNVTYFVDLYVFNDPNKVPENLFKLWRISEKLSCSEIKNIYVVDKVEEQRAVLYSEIDSISLDYNILNLPPQDVVFYMIKNLREEMAKKLFYIHYQATRLAQSFINSKLIIKYTLNKDSNINTILYAFLTGITAGYAGSFNRAMFFYYTDEKFVFQKAIGPRTQEEANRIWEAIEDIELNMKDFLDTVSKDFRSALELLYEGKTIELDVVKKYTDGEAHVISKEEIPELAETFDILKEFALVTVKSGENILGLIIADNNFDLKPISDYQLTVLKDLADQMAFILENRRFFETVKEKAEIDVLTGLKTRRTFEEFIQNIPLNSFSLAFLDLNKFKMINDMYGHEKGDEILKKFGKCINMNIRKTDIAFRYGGDEVIIILNTTEETIVEKVIGRILDCFSSSAGMTFSTGVAIYPAEGDINKVLKLADERCYKSKITGKIEFEDSELNS, encoded by the coding sequence ATGCGTAGCTTGGTTGAAAACCACATAGGTGATTTTCTTGATATTTTAACATATCAAAAAAAAGAATGGATCGAATTTTGGAAAAAGCTTCCTTATAAGCCAATTACCGACAACTATGCTAACAAATTCGACGGTTTCTATGAGAAACTTTTATCTATAAGCAGAAATGAACTTACCGAGCTTTCGCATTGGTATGACGAAAATAAAGAAAATATAAGAGATGAGCTCACAGTTCGCATCAGAAAGAGCGCGCGCGATTTTCAGCTTTCTAAGGAAGATTTTGTGATTTACCTTATCGTTGGTATTGGTGAGAAGGATTGGATTGTTGTTGACGGGAAGAGTGAAAAAGTTATCGTTTTTGATGTGTACTCCATATGGAAGAAAGGTAAAATAGACAAGCTTGCAGATGCCATATATCAATCGGTTGTCCACTTTAGGCATGGAGAACTTGAAGGAAATTATTACGATAAATCAGAGATTTTCGAATATTTGAAAAAACAAATAGTATCTGCCAAAAACGAAAATTTACTTGAGATGATTTGTAAATTGCTTGATGAACATGTCCCATACTACAACTGGACAGGTTTTTACCTTATGGACGATGAAGGAATGCTAGTCCTTGGTCCATACGTGGGTGAACCTACAGAACACGTTAGAATTCCTGTTGGAAAGGGTATATGTGGTCAGGCGGCAGATACAAAACTTACCTTCATTGTGCAAGATGTTTCGCAAGAGACAAATTATCTTTCTTGCAGCCCTCATGTGAAGAGTGAAATTGTTGTACCTATATTTAGAAATGATGGAAGCGTATTTGGTGAAATAGACATAGATAGTCATTACATTGCTCCATTCGATAATAGAGATAAAGAATTTCTTGAATGGATCGCAAAGCAATTGATGGTTAGGACTGTACATTGGGATGAATTTAAAAGGCGTATAAAGATTGCTTACATAGACAGTTATTTATCATATCTGTTAAGTGAAATAATAAAGTACAATGTGACTTACTTTGTTGACTTGTACGTTTTCAACGACCCAAATAAAGTTCCAGAAAATCTATTTAAACTTTGGAGAATTTCTGAAAAACTTTCATGTTCTGAAATTAAAAACATCTATGTTGTTGACAAAGTAGAAGAACAAAGAGCGGTTTTGTATTCAGAAATTGATAGTATATCTCTTGATTACAATATACTTAACCTACCACCTCAAGATGTTGTGTTTTACATGATAAAAAATCTAAGGGAAGAAATGGCCAAAAAATTGTTCTATATTCATTACCAAGCAACAAGACTTGCGCAAAGCTTTATAAACTCCAAATTAATTATTAAGTATACTCTTAATAAAGATTCAAATATAAACACTATACTTTACGCATTTCTCACAGGTATAACTGCCGGTTACGCAGGTTCTTTCAATAGAGCAATGTTCTTTTATTATACCGATGAGAAGTTTGTTTTCCAAAAAGCCATTGGTCCAAGAACACAGGAAGAGGCTAATAGGATATGGGAAGCGATAGAAGATATCGAACTTAATATGAAAGACTTTTTAGATACTGTGTCTAAAGATTTCAGATCGGCTCTTGAATTACTTTACGAGGGAAAAACTATAGAACTTGATGTTGTTAAAAAATACACCGATGGAGAGGCTCACGTAATTTCCAAGGAAGAGATTCCAGAACTTGCTGAAACATTTGATATATTAAAAGAGTTCGCGCTTGTCACTGTCAAAAGCGGTGAAAATATACTTGGATTGATTATAGCTGATAACAATTTCGATTTAAAACCTATCAGTGACTATCAACTCACCGTTCTAAAAGACCTTGCTGACCAGATGGCTTTTATACTTGAAAACAGAAGGTTTTTTGAGACAGTGAAAGAAAAAGCGGAGATTGATGTATTGACTGGGTTGAAGACACGAAGAACATTCGAGGAATTTATTCAGAACATTCCACTTAACAGTTTTTCACTAGCGTTTTTAGACTTGAACAAATTTAAGATGATTAACGATATGTATGGACATGAGAAAGGCGATGAAATTTTGAAGAAATTTGGTAAGTGTATAAATATGAACATACGAAAAACAGATATCGCGTTCCGTTATGGTGGTGATGAAGTCATAATTATACTCAATACAACTGAAGAAACTATCGTCGAAAAGGTAATTGGAAGGATATTAGATTGCTTTAGTTCTTCAGCGGGTATGACATTTTCAACAGGTGTTGCAATCTATCCTGCGGAAGGGGATATCAACAAGGTATTGAAACTTGCAGATGAAAGATGTTATAAATCCAAAATAACTGGAAAGATAGAATTCGAAGATAGTGAACTAAATTCCTAA
- a CDS encoding S4 domain-containing protein, whose product MRLDKFLKQNRIIKRRTVAQEVSKAGLVKKDGRPLKPSYEVKPGDILEISYGTKIIIVKVTDDMKYEVLEEKTIKIEEW is encoded by the coding sequence ATGCGCTTGGATAAGTTTTTAAAGCAAAACAGAATAATAAAAAGAAGAACTGTGGCGCAGGAAGTCTCTAAAGCTGGACTTGTAAAAAAAGATGGTAGACCGTTGAAACCAAGTTACGAAGTTAAACCCGGTGATATTCTCGAAATTTCTTATGGCACAAAGATAATAATTGTTAAAGTCACGGATGATATGAAATATGAGGTATTGGAGGAAAAAACAATAAAAATTGAAGAGTGGTAA
- the gyrB gene encoding DNA topoisomerase (ATP-hydrolyzing) subunit B: MIDRVDNPTTNVNNINEASDYNAQNIQVLKGLEPVRQRPGMYIGSTGKNGLHHLVYEIVDNSIDEALQGFCDTIKVTIKSDGSVEVEDNGRGIPVDIHPETGTSALEVVMTTLHAGGKFSKSSYKVSGGLHGVGASVVNALSEWMEVEVHRDGKIYRQRYARGVKTTEVEVIGETNKRGTIVRFKPDKLIFTTTEFDSDTILTRLRDLAFLNPSITIEFVDERNDIKRTLHYAGGLKEFIAHLNKGSKTLHEVVVIDGSQQDCEVHIAFQYTDEDGETIVSFVNNIKTIDGGTHVTGFKTAFTRVVNELGKKKNLIKGEPFKGEDLREGMTAVVNVLMMGTPQFEGQTKSKLGNEEIQDAVAKVVRDKLTDYFEVNETVLKIIIQKAQQAREAREAAKRAREAVKRKSALGASTLPGKLADCITKNFEEAELFIVEGDSAGGSAKQARDRNFQAILPLRGKILNVEKSSELKLLKNEQVKDIIMAIGGGIGENFDTSKLRYGKIVIMTDADVDGAHIRTLLLALFYRYMRQLIEEERIYIAMPPLYKLSISGEKPMYLYSDEELNEMINIAKQNNKRYEVQRYKGLGEMNPEQLWETTMNPKTRKIIKVKIEDAEEADSLFEILMGKDPEERREYIMRHARQLSLVDLDV, translated from the coding sequence ATGATAGATAGAGTAGACAATCCCACAACAAATGTTAATAATATCAATGAAGCAAGTGATTACAATGCTCAAAATATACAAGTTTTAAAAGGTCTTGAGCCTGTCAGGCAAAGACCGGGTATGTATATTGGTTCAACAGGAAAGAATGGCTTACACCACCTTGTATATGAAATTGTTGATAATAGTATCGACGAAGCCCTTCAAGGATTTTGTGATACTATAAAAGTTACAATAAAGTCCGATGGTTCAGTTGAAGTGGAGGACAACGGTAGAGGTATCCCTGTCGATATCCATCCCGAAACAGGCACAAGCGCTCTAGAAGTAGTCATGACTACGCTTCACGCTGGTGGAAAATTCTCAAAAAGCAGTTACAAAGTTAGTGGTGGTTTACATGGTGTTGGTGCTTCCGTTGTTAATGCGCTTTCTGAGTGGATGGAAGTTGAAGTCCACAGGGATGGGAAAATTTATAGACAAAGGTACGCCAGAGGTGTAAAAACAACAGAAGTTGAGGTTATTGGAGAAACAAACAAGAGAGGAACAATCGTAAGGTTCAAACCAGATAAACTCATATTTACAACTACCGAATTTGATTCGGATACCATATTAACACGCTTAAGAGACTTGGCTTTTCTCAATCCAAGCATAACAATCGAATTTGTTGATGAAAGAAACGATATTAAAAGGACACTCCATTACGCTGGCGGTTTGAAGGAATTTATAGCTCATTTGAATAAAGGTTCAAAAACATTACATGAAGTGGTTGTTATCGATGGTTCTCAACAAGATTGCGAAGTGCATATAGCATTCCAATACACGGATGAAGATGGTGAAACAATAGTTTCATTTGTCAATAATATAAAAACAATCGATGGTGGAACGCACGTTACTGGTTTTAAAACGGCTTTCACAAGAGTTGTTAATGAACTTGGGAAAAAGAAAAATTTAATTAAAGGTGAACCGTTCAAAGGTGAAGATTTACGTGAAGGTATGACCGCTGTTGTTAACGTACTTATGATGGGAACACCTCAATTTGAAGGACAAACAAAATCAAAACTTGGAAATGAAGAAATCCAAGATGCCGTTGCAAAAGTTGTAAGGGATAAACTAACCGATTATTTCGAAGTTAACGAAACAGTTTTAAAGATAATCATTCAAAAAGCCCAACAAGCAAGAGAAGCAAGAGAAGCTGCAAAAAGAGCAAGGGAAGCCGTAAAAAGGAAGAGCGCGCTTGGCGCGTCAACATTGCCGGGTAAACTTGCTGACTGTATAACCAAAAATTTCGAGGAGGCAGAACTATTTATTGTTGAGGGAGATTCCGCAGGTGGTAGTGCAAAACAAGCTAGAGATAGAAACTTCCAAGCCATTTTACCACTCAGGGGAAAAATACTAAACGTTGAAAAGAGCAGTGAATTAAAACTTCTCAAAAATGAACAGGTAAAAGATATAATAATGGCTATTGGTGGAGGGATTGGCGAGAATTTTGACACAAGCAAACTTAGATACGGAAAAATTGTTATAATGACCGATGCTGACGTTGATGGCGCGCACATACGAACGCTCCTCTTAGCCTTATTCTACAGGTACATGAGACAACTAATAGAAGAAGAGAGAATATACATAGCAATGCCACCTTTGTACAAACTGTCTATAAGCGGAGAAAAACCGATGTATCTATATTCCGATGAAGAATTGAACGAAATGATAAACATAGCTAAGCAAAATAACAAAAGATATGAAGTCCAGAGGTACAAAGGTCTTGGTGAAATGAACCCTGAACAACTTTGGGAAACCACGATGAATCCGAAAACAAGAAAGATAATAAAAGTAAAGATAGAAGACGCGGAAGAAGCAGACAGCCTTTTCGAAATACTTATGGGTAAAGATCCTGAAGAACGAAGAGAATACATAATGAGACACGCAAGACAACTTAGCTTAGTCGATTTAGATGTCTAA
- a CDS encoding DUF721 domain-containing protein, with amino-acid sequence MLTLKNAIKELSRTNSFFQKVYFLSILSEKSQEIFGQIIAKHIKFIEYKEGTLSIECDDCIWASEIRKMSRQIKKRIYNIVQIKVDKIIVSC; translated from the coding sequence ATGCTTACTTTAAAAAACGCCATAAAGGAACTGTCAAGAACAAATTCATTCTTTCAAAAAGTTTACTTTCTTTCCATTCTCAGTGAAAAATCTCAAGAGATATTTGGCCAGATTATAGCAAAACACATTAAATTCATTGAATATAAAGAAGGCACTCTTTCTATTGAGTGTGATGATTGTATTTGGGCTAGCGAAATAAGAAAAATGTCGAGACAAATAAAAAAAAGAATATACAACATCGTGCAAATTAAAGTTGATAAAATTATCGTTAGTTGCTGA
- a CDS encoding aminotransferase class IV, with product MLKSKFQTTELIEVLTKGIGVYETLRTYNDKPFAVKEHYNRLCKSLSYLKIDPPSFKEFENLVYENLSERIRIVYAYSNKLVSYVFRETAEDMNAGYIKIDFTNVRRADPWSIPPDLKSLGRPDIYLARLTKGDNYDVIMLGNKGQVCEGTFSNVFIIKQRKIITPSLESGILDGITRMYVMNFLKEKGYTIEERFVEPYELFECDEVFLTHTSRGIVPVNQIGDIQTRSYELSKKLSEEFEGYIKCLL from the coding sequence TTGCTAAAAAGCAAGTTTCAAACGACTGAACTCATAGAAGTTTTAACCAAAGGGATAGGTGTTTATGAAACATTAAGAACATACAACGATAAACCCTTTGCGGTAAAGGAACATTACAATAGATTATGCAAATCATTATCTTATTTGAAAATCGATCCACCGTCGTTTAAAGAATTTGAAAATCTCGTATATGAGAATCTTTCTGAAAGAATAAGGATTGTTTATGCTTATTCAAACAAATTGGTCAGTTATGTATTCAGAGAGACGGCAGAAGATATGAACGCCGGATACATTAAGATAGATTTTACAAACGTTCGAAGGGCGGATCCATGGAGCATTCCACCAGATTTAAAATCTCTTGGAAGACCGGACATATACCTTGCGCGATTGACAAAAGGGGACAATTATGATGTTATAATGTTAGGAAATAAGGGACAAGTGTGCGAGGGGACTTTTAGCAACGTGTTTATAATCAAGCAAAGAAAGATTATCACCCCATCTCTCGAATCTGGAATACTAGATGGAATAACGAGAATGTATGTAATGAATTTTTTGAAAGAAAAAGGATACACAATCGAAGAACGATTCGTTGAACCTTACGAACTATTTGAATGTGATGAAGTGTTCTTAACTCATACAAGTAGAGGAATAGTACCTGTCAATCAAATTGGAGATATCCAAACCAGATCCTATGAATTAAGTAAAAAGTTATCAGAAGAATTTGAGGGATACATTAAATGCTTACTTTAA
- the mtaB gene encoding tRNA (N(6)-L-threonylcarbamoyladenosine(37)-C(2))-methylthiotransferase MtaB — protein sequence MNKTRISVITQGCKMNQYESELMIEMLENADYIVIPETDINADIYIINSCAVTGEAERKVRQTIRHIRKENPDSKIILTGCYTQIPRESSEYETLGVDLVLGNSEKKSIVKFLNENGIYSKIDYWREDDISYEMVKDSIAERSRAFIKVEDGCNNGCTYCVIRSLRGTRIRSKPIEVVIKEAEQLITKKHKELVITGLNLGKYGKDIGTNLAKLLNEVSKINGDFRIRLSSINPEDLDDELINIILENDKICNHLHIPIQSGSTSVLKRMGRNYTADYLLGLVEKLRAADPLFSITTDIMVGFPGESEQEFQETIDLVSKLEFSKVHAFRFSERPGTRAAQMDRKVPGNVKKDRVEMLISHSQNVANAYKRKLVGKTTTVLVEGVMNGIYIGYDEYYIPHETNGGIIGDFVKTVILSVTAEGVVSKVAKKQVSND from the coding sequence ATGAATAAAACGAGGATATCTGTCATAACACAAGGTTGCAAGATGAATCAGTATGAAAGCGAATTAATGATAGAGATGTTGGAAAATGCAGATTATATTGTCATTCCTGAGACAGATATTAACGCTGATATTTACATAATCAATAGTTGCGCGGTAACAGGTGAAGCAGAAAGAAAAGTAAGGCAGACCATTAGGCATATACGAAAAGAAAACCCAGATTCAAAGATAATCCTTACTGGTTGTTATACTCAGATTCCAAGAGAGAGCTCAGAATATGAAACACTTGGAGTAGACTTAGTTCTTGGCAATTCTGAAAAGAAAAGCATTGTGAAATTTTTGAACGAAAATGGTATATATTCAAAAATAGATTATTGGCGTGAAGATGATATCTCTTACGAAATGGTAAAAGATTCTATTGCTGAAAGGTCAAGAGCTTTCATAAAAGTTGAAGATGGATGTAATAATGGTTGTACATATTGCGTTATAAGAAGTCTGAGGGGTACAAGAATTAGAAGCAAACCTATAGAAGTTGTAATCAAAGAAGCAGAGCAACTCATTACTAAAAAACATAAAGAATTAGTTATAACAGGTCTTAACCTTGGTAAGTACGGTAAGGATATCGGTACGAATTTAGCTAAACTACTTAACGAGGTCTCGAAAATAAATGGCGACTTCAGGATAAGATTAAGTTCAATAAACCCTGAAGATTTAGATGATGAACTTATAAATATAATCCTTGAAAACGATAAGATATGCAATCATTTACATATTCCTATCCAAAGTGGTAGCACCAGCGTTCTTAAAAGAATGGGAAGAAACTATACGGCTGATTATTTATTGGGTTTAGTTGAAAAATTAAGGGCAGCTGACCCGCTATTTTCAATAACAACGGACATAATGGTTGGTTTCCCAGGAGAAAGCGAGCAGGAATTTCAAGAAACAATTGATTTGGTATCAAAATTAGAATTCAGCAAAGTTCACGCATTTAGGTTCTCGGAAAGACCTGGCACGAGAGCGGCTCAAATGGACAGAAAGGTACCTGGTAATGTCAAGAAAGATAGAGTTGAAATGCTCATATCACATTCTCAAAATGTCGCAAACGCTTATAAGAGAAAGCTGGTAGGAAAGACAACAACAGTTCTTGTTGAGGGAGTTATGAATGGAATATACATTGGTTACGATGAATATTACATACCACACGAAACAAATGGTGGAATAATTGGCGATTTTGTCAAAACCGTTATACTGTCAGTAACAGCAGAAGGTGTGGTGTCGAAAGTTGCTAAAAAGCAAGTTTCAAACGACTGA
- a CDS encoding HPP family protein, with amino-acid sequence METLKVKDVMTYDLTFVFENETVEQVIDLLEKSSMSGVPVVDNDLKVVGFISEEDIIRACLPSYFNLLQTAAFLPDTNLVLSNLKKISRDPIGKYISKPVFTVKPNDTILYVADAFMRKNFKMIPVVDDNNTLIGVVTRISVLKSAIKKETVVSG; translated from the coding sequence ATGGAAACTTTAAAAGTTAAGGATGTGATGACTTACGATTTAACATTTGTCTTCGAAAATGAAACTGTTGAGCAAGTTATAGATTTACTTGAAAAATCAAGTATGTCTGGAGTTCCGGTTGTTGATAATGATTTAAAAGTCGTTGGTTTTATTAGTGAAGAAGACATAATCAGGGCTTGTTTACCAAGTTATTTCAACTTGCTTCAAACTGCTGCGTTTTTGCCAGATACCAACCTTGTTTTAAGTAATCTTAAGAAAATATCCCGTGACCCTATTGGAAAATACATTTCAAAGCCGGTTTTTACTGTAAAACCCAATGATACAATTCTTTATGTAGCAGATGCATTCATGAGAAAGAATTTCAAGATGATTCCTGTTGTCGATGATAATAATACTTTGATTGGCGTAGTAACGAGAATTTCGGTATTGAAGAGCGCTATAAAGAAAGAAACGGTGGTGAGTGGTTAA
- a CDS encoding 1-phosphofructokinase family hexose kinase: protein MKKVLAVCLNPALDREFVIDNFTLDKLNIVPNEKNKMTPGGKGVNVAVILSKYAIPSIVTGFVGGYVGNVLLSELKKAGKMITTSFVHINDETRENIAIADTINHTLTEINSEGPIVDSSSIESFIRRYEVLVQQVSAVVISGSVPRGVPNSIYGELTKIAKKYKKTVFWEARDEIINESIKISFPDVLKYDMRRSEKILENILNTEKEYIEMTKEFIKRGAKLVILSYKTIFDFVGTADGVWKFSPKVNIDHSYLLGSGDIFVASMVMAHLEDKCCIDMARYGYAAAVAKTTYMGKEPPSRNEIERFLSLINSERVE from the coding sequence ATGAAAAAAGTACTTGCAGTTTGCTTAAATCCTGCTTTGGATAGAGAATTTGTGATAGACAACTTCACGTTAGATAAGTTAAACATCGTACCAAACGAAAAAAATAAAATGACACCCGGTGGAAAAGGTGTAAATGTTGCGGTAATACTTTCAAAGTATGCTATTCCTTCAATAGTTACCGGTTTCGTTGGAGGATACGTTGGTAATGTTTTACTTTCTGAGCTTAAAAAGGCTGGTAAAATGATAACGACAAGCTTTGTGCATATAAACGATGAAACACGTGAGAATATAGCAATTGCAGACACAATTAATCACACTCTCACAGAGATAAATTCTGAAGGACCAATTGTCGATTCTTCTTCAATAGAATCTTTTATAAGACGTTACGAAGTTCTCGTACAACAAGTAAGCGCAGTTGTTATTTCCGGAAGTGTACCACGCGGTGTGCCAAATAGTATCTATGGTGAATTGACAAAAATAGCTAAAAAATACAAAAAAACAGTTTTTTGGGAAGCACGTGATGAAATAATAAATGAGTCAATAAAGATATCCTTTCCAGACGTACTAAAATACGATATGAGAAGAAGTGAAAAGATACTAGAAAATATACTGAATACAGAAAAAGAATATATTGAAATGACAAAAGAATTTATAAAACGTGGTGCAAAACTTGTCATACTATCTTACAAAACAATATTCGATTTTGTTGGAACAGCTGATGGAGTTTGGAAATTCTCACCAAAGGTAAATATTGACCATTCGTACTTATTGGGTTCTGGAGATATCTTTGTCGCAAGTATGGTAATGGCTCATCTCGAGGATAAATGTTGCATTGACATGGCAAGATATGGTTACGCTGCAGCAGTCGCTAAAACTACGTACATGGGTAAAGAACCACCTTCAAGGAACGAAATAGAGAGGTTTTTAAGTTTAATAAACAGTGAGAGGGTGGAATAA
- a CDS encoding ABC transporter ATP-binding protein, with translation MKRKNNESKISKIKCENFSASVGESVLFENINLTLNVGNIAVLYGPRGSGKSAFLRSFACLNKEIYPDIKYSGKMYFDDKDIQSIDEKTIRSIVGYLDTNFLESLDYINLKELIHIVFGRDFEFSVEKYATQLDEFGVLKALYKFEKTPLSDLYVLEKIGLLLFISSLRKASILVFDCILDHLDDEHVEFVTKLLKNLSEERIIILATRTLKRFIGLGDILVIMKNGRMTYNGKPEDYILGVKS, from the coding sequence ATGAAAAGAAAAAACAACGAGAGCAAAATATCGAAAATAAAATGTGAGAATTTTTCAGCAAGTGTTGGTGAAAGTGTACTTTTTGAAAACATAAACTTAACTCTCAATGTTGGCAATATAGCAGTTCTTTATGGACCAAGAGGCTCAGGAAAATCCGCTTTCCTGAGAAGTTTTGCGTGCTTAAATAAAGAGATATACCCAGATATAAAGTATTCTGGAAAGATGTACTTTGACGATAAAGACATTCAAAGTATTGATGAAAAAACAATTAGGAGTATTGTAGGGTATCTTGATACAAATTTTTTGGAATCTTTAGATTATATTAATTTGAAAGAGTTGATACATATCGTTTTTGGTCGTGATTTTGAATTCAGTGTTGAAAAATACGCTACTCAGTTAGACGAATTTGGAGTATTAAAAGCTCTTTATAAATTTGAAAAAACACCTCTTTCTGATTTGTATGTGCTTGAAAAAATAGGCCTGTTGTTGTTTATATCCTCGCTTAGAAAGGCTTCTATACTTGTTTTCGATTGCATCCTTGACCATCTTGATGATGAACACGTCGAGTTTGTAACTAAGTTGCTCAAAAACCTTTCAGAAGAGAGGATAATAATATTAGCGACGCGTACATTGAAGAGATTTATAGGGTTGGGGGATATCTTAGTTATTATGAAAAATGGTAGAATGACTTATAACGGTAAACCGGAAGATTACATATTGGGGGTAAAATCATGA